One Cucurbita pepo subsp. pepo cultivar mu-cu-16 chromosome LG07, ASM280686v2, whole genome shotgun sequence genomic region harbors:
- the LOC111798515 gene encoding probable ADP-ribosylation factor GTPase-activating protein AGD14, which produces MANRVKEDEKNERIIRGLLKLQENRRCINCNSLGPQYVCTNFWTFVCTTCSGIHREFTHRVKSISMAKFTSQEVSALQEGGNQRAREIYFKELDPQRHSFPDSSNVMRLRDFIKHVYVDRRYSGDKNFDKPPRVKSGEKEEYNENRRTDTYRGGSRSPPYEDRRYNERSSPGGRNFDGRRSPGSDHENRQFGDFMSPSRPEVVNDWRREDRFGNGKRVEDARSSDGDSKIGGRSPEQPNDLDASSPPMVRPVRDILGENVSPLRVIEPPKISGGSKAADSSVHKQRTASSSSLGSISESVVETKLEPSGSLIDFDAEPEPIASAVPQPPQSSAPQSVTHAVNSNNDNNWASFDVPQAPPAPAPAPAPAPAPAPANVGTLESVLSQLSVSASVPGVSGSHGAVGAVPTAPMSNMTMLPSGFDPSFGSGGNTLMPPPFAGGAPSAAPGAGLSTFPPSGQWSNMQSQTHSLFPGGNSQPGGQQFPPSIDGSINQPWNASLSANSQGPLSNPAAHAPAPQDFSSPAQGTASGVPPTSAPEVKPSGRKELPADLFALNYSSYPAPVPGWHTIPSRPMGYVMPYNSPMPMPSFPQPSISTNPFDLSSEQSQFPSMAPLQNALPSGQPGSNLIRTPGYGNPASAWIPQQPPSNLSHLPPQASYPSTMHSRPPYMGQQVASNVQPYRHPGLGNYGNEGVAHGYTDMSQQTAGRFPAPATPNPFSSTGGNPFG; this is translated from the exons ATGGCGAATCGAGTGAAGGAGGATGAGAAGAACGAACGGATTATTCGCGGTCTCCTGAAGCTTCAGGAGAATCGCCGGTGCATCAACTGCAACAGCCTG GGACCACAGTACGTCTGCACGAATTTCTGGACGTTTGTTTGTACAACTTGTAGTGGAATACA CCGTGAGTTTACACACCGGGTAAAATCAATATCAATGGCCAAATTTACTTCTCAAGAAGTCAGCGCCCTTCAAGAGGGTGGAAATCAG CGTGCAAGGGAAATTTACTTTAAAGAGTTGGATCCACAGCGTCATTCTTTTCCTGACAGCAG TAACGTTATGAGACTCAGAGACTTTATTAAGCATGTTTATGTGGATAGAAGATATAGTGGTGATAAAAATTTTGACAAGCCGCCTAGGGTAAAATCG GGTGAGAAAGAggaatataatgaaaataggAGAACAGATACATATCGAGGAGGTTCTAGAAGCCCACCATATGAAGACCGCCGTTACAATGAAAGATCTAGTCCTGGTGGAAGAAACTTTGATGGTAGAAGAAGTCCAGGATCTGATCATGAAAATCGGCAGTTTGGTGATTTTATGAGTCCTTCTCGTCCTGAGGTTGTGAATGATTGGCGTCGAGAAGACAGAtttggaaatggaaaaagagTTGAAGATGCAAGATCATCTGATGGAGATTCAAAAATTGGAGGCAGGTCACCCGAGCAACCTAATGATCTGGATGCTTCCAGTCCCCCCATGGTGCGACCTGTTAGGGATATTTTGGGAGAGAACGTATCTCCACTTCGTGTAATTGAACCACCAAAAATTAGTGGTGGTAGCAAGGCTGCTGATAGCTCTGTGCATAAACAG agAACTGCTTCTTCCAGTAGCTTAGGGTCCATCAGTGAGAGCGTCGTGGAAACTAAATTGGAACCTTCTGGAAgtttaattgattttgatgcAGAGCCTGAACCTATTGCTTCAGCAGTTCCACAGCCACCACAAAGCTCTGCTCCACAATCTGTAACACACGCAGTGAACTCTAATAACGACAACAATTGGGCATCATTTGATGTCCCTCAGGCGCCTCCTGCTCCTGCTCCTGCTCCTGCTCCTGCTCCTGCTCCTGCACCTGCTAATGTTGGCACATTAGAATCTGTACTTTCCCAATTGTCAGTTTCAGCTTCTGTACCTGGAGTTTCTGGATCACATGGTGCTGTTGGTGCTGTACCTACTGCACCGATGAGCAACATGACGATGTTGCCATCTGGTTTTGATCCTTCTTTTGGATCAGGAGGAAACACCCTTATGCCTCCTCCCTTTGCTGGCGGGGCACCCTCAGCTGCCCCAGGGGCTGGCTTGTCAACATTTCCTCCATCAG GGCAATGGTCTAACATGCAGTCACAGACACATTCTTTATTTCCTGGTGGTAATTCTCAACCCGGGGGTCAACAATTTCCGCCGTCAATTGACGGATCCATCAATCAG CCATGGAATGCTTCACTTTCTGCTAATTCTCAAGGACCTCTAAGTAATCCAGCAGCACATGCCCCCGCACCCCAAGATTTTTCAAGTCCTGCGCAGGGGACAGCTTCTGGTGTACCACCAACTTCTGCACCCGAAGTAAAGCCAAGCGGGAGAAAAGAACTACCAGCC GATCTTTTTGCTCTTAATTACTCATCGTACCCTGCACCAGTCCCTGGGTGGCATACTATTCCGTCTCGTCCCATGGGATATGTAATGCCATATAATTCTCCAATG CCCATGCCAAGTTTTCCACAACCTTCAATATCTACAAATCCATTCGATCTCAGCAGCGAACAATCTCAG TTCCCTTCAATGGCACCGTTGCAAAATGCTTTACCGAGTGGGCAACCCGGATCAAATTTAATACGTACTCCCGGCTATGGTAATCCTGCATCAGCATGGATACCACAACAGCCACCATCTAACTTATCACATTTGCCTCCCCAGGCATCATATCCATCTACAATGCATTCAA GGCCGCCTTACATGGGACAGCAAGTAGCCAGTAATGTGCAACCTTACAG gCATCCTGGACTTGGCAACTATGGAAATGAGGGAGTCGCTCATGGGTACACGGATATGAGCCAGCAGACAGCTGGTAGATTCCCAGCTCCTGCTACTCCGAACCCTTTCTCGTCCACCGGAGGTAACCCATTTGGCTAG